The Arachis ipaensis cultivar K30076 chromosome B03, Araip1.1, whole genome shotgun sequence region ACAACCGGTATTAGTTGTGAGTTGTGACCATATTGATATTCATAGATTATTGAATCTCAATTTCCAATCCACTTCAATTCCACATTTCCTTCTATCCGTGAACTAATAATATTTCACAAGATTGAACCACAAATACAGAGAACTTCCTATACCTTAAATCCTGAATGGAACAACCTATTTAATTTCTTCCTGCACATGTTGGAAATTAAAGGTTCGTTCTCCAATGCCATGAATTTAATGAGGAGAATCATTAACAAAACACTCATCAGTCATCAAGTACATCCTCCTTTTATTATACATATTAATTAACCCAAATCTTGCACCAATATGCAATTCTTTCCCAAATGATATTGCTATGAGCAACTTCTTCTGAACAAAACACTCATCAAGTACATCCTCCGTCCGTGTGCATGTGCTTAaagtttttaaaagttagaagacGCTTTTAAAATGCATTTACAAAAGAGATTTTTAGAATTGGCTTATACTTATTTGCCCTGTTCGAGTTGGGGGACAGGTTGACGAGTCTCAGGTTTATTTTCATAGGCTGTTCTGGACTTTCCCCCCTTGTATCaaggcattccgtcattgcaagcctCTGGTGAGTATTGATGGGACCCATCTATATGGGAAGTATGGGGGAACACTGCTAGTCGCCATTGCACAGGACGGAAACTCATCCGAACCGGCCAAAGAGATGTGGCCTCTGCAGGCAGCCAGGTCACACCAGGCGTAGTTGTCCACAAGGCGCAGGCCCCAGCAGGACTGCTGGAAATCAATAGGAGATTTCTTAATCTATTAGCACTTGTCTTCTACGTAAGTTAGCAACCATTGTGCTCCTTTGTACTAAGTTGTTTCCTATTAGTAATGAAACTTGTTATTCGTACCAAATATTTTTGCTGAATATGTTttaaatgattgaaattagtttctaAAACAAACAACATTACCGCGAGGGATGAATCATAATGAATAACATAACATGAAACTATATATCATAACAGAAAAGTGGAATACATCATAGTAAATGACATAACAAAACAACAAAGTACATACCATAACATCAAATAACATAACTACAACGTACATACCATAACAATGATAACCAACCAATAAGGTAGACAATATAAATATAACAACATGACATACACCACTATCCATAAATCATCTAAATAGGTGCGATCCAGTGCCGCAACGGCGTTGCACCCGTGTCCGGAAACTCCTCCGTATAAGTGGCTCCTCATCCTCAATAGACTCGTCGCTGTCATCCGGAACTGGCTGTCTCGGGGTCACACGCGCAGCATGCACGGGTCTGGATGATGACGGGCCGGCAACTGAATGTGACCCAATAGTCTGGGCCGATGCTGGGGTCCCACCCATGGCAAAAGGATGCATGCCAGTCAGCGTACTGTGCCGGGAACCAACGGTCACCTCCTCTCCCGTCCTTCGACATCAAGAAGTCGATGTTCAAGGCGGGAGACGGTATGGGCTGAACGCCGCCAAACTGAGGTAAAACTCTATCAACCTGATGCCACTCCACAACCGCAAAGTAAATCAGGGACGTCCTGCACCGCCATAACATCGTATGCCGAGGCTCCAAGACCTCCGGATGTACAACCTGGATGACGTCTAGTGCGCTAAAGGGCATCCATATGAactggaaaaataaaaattaaaaggatTGGACAATATAAACTGAAACAATGACTTGAAATACACATGTTCTGCGTACTTACCTGCCGAGGCTGTAACAAGTCGATCTTCAGGCGAGCCATCTGTACCCGAGGTTCCTTGTTGCTAATCCCAGGATTGTAACCAGACCATCTGCGTACGAGAAACATTAAAATTGGTTTCATAATCGAAAATAAATACGAGAAGAATATATAATACAAAACAATAACGGTACCTCGAGGCAAGGGGCCAGCTAATCTCATCATACCCAGATGGTCTAAGAGTGGGAAACCTCCAGAATATCCAAGACTGTAGTAACTGTAAAGGGCCAGCTAACTTCACCACATGTCTGTTGGCAACTCGGCACATGCACCTGTACAACCATGCAAGTGCCGCCGACCCCCAACTGTAGCGACCCATCTCCTCAAGCCGAGCAACATAAGGTAGCCATCTGATGTGTATACGAttgccggacttgtcggcaaaGAGCTGCGTGCCCAATAACATCATGATATAGGCCCGGAGAATGAACTTGGTTCGAACTCCTTTTATAGCCGAAACagttgtaattcgaatcaacttgattcgaattactatggaAATCGGAAAAATCcctaattcgaatcaactagaTTCGAACCTCTCTAATATAAACTTCTCCTAGTAATTCGAGTTAACTAAATTCGAAATAGGTTATGTAAATTCGAAacgtattgattcgaattacatgattTTTTGGATGACTataattcgaatcatattgattcaaATTACGTTCATTTGTTGCATGGagataattcgaattatataaattcgaattaCTTGAGAGTATAATTCGAAtcttattgattcgaattatataataaTTCGTCCTGGTTGATTCAGGTATGAATTTCTGGTTTGGCTGATTTTGGTAATTTTGAGCTCTCCTTGGTATATATGGGTTTTTTGCccttgaaattttatttttaactcatattaaCATTCAAATAAATATTCGAACACCACATATCcgaaatatatttaaaatttcacTAAAAATAATATCCGAGAGTGAAATAGAATATTCAAAACCAATCAACTTTATTGAAAAAgccataaaaaaaaagtaaatatgtTTATTAGAACCGAAGTTACATCTTGATACATGTgaatgaagaaaaaaaagtaaatcaTATAtatctctctctcctcattaaatatAAGATTATTGGAGCTGACGAAAAAATGGTGGGCGACAAGATATTTTGCAATTGTTtagaattatgaaaaattaagaaCTAGAGTAGCTTTGGGGGGAACAAACTAAACTGGCTTCTTGAAAAGCTGAATCTGAAGCTAGGTCTTATATGGTGGATTAAAGCATATAACATGTTGATTTCGACTTTTAATTTATGTTGAACTTGATTAAGGAGTTAaatggaagaaagaagaaatataaCTGAACAGAagtatttttattcttttgaGTTTAAAAATTACCTGAATAAGATTGTAGAGAATAGATTAAAGAGATGATATTGTTGTCATCTTctattatgttttgaatttatcatttttaataatGGGAAATATTTCTATAGATTCTAAATATACCTTAATGTATGAATTTGGAATAGTACATATTGTAAGATTATGATGTTACAAGCTTTTCTTATGTCTTTTTACGAACTACTCTCATTATAAGATACTTGATGTcttattgtgatttttttttctttatatgatGTTCTTAAGTCTATATATATTATTAAGTCTATATATATTATGTAATTAATGTTGTAACCTTCTCTTTAATAGTAGAATGGTGAGTATGTGTCTAAAATAAGCACAACAACTTTTTGTTTATAATGTACTGTATTTATATAAACAATTGAATTTCATTAAATATAAAatgtatattaaaaaatatttatttatgcaCTAagatattatgtatttattataGTCTATTAATATTCTTCTTTTATATTAacttttgatttatatttaataaaatctaatgaTTTATAAAGATACAACACATCTAATAAGCATAAAATTGTTGTGCTTATTTCAAACATAAATATAGCAACTAAACTCATAAAGTTGAGTCATTAGTCATTAGAATGCATTATGAGGAGTTAGTGTCCTCTTTGTAACATATTCTCTGAAATATGAGAGAACACTTAATCATCAAACTAGTTTCTTAGAAGAACTTCATATTCTTGAACTCGAATCTTAGTATTGGGGTTATAGAAATATTTCAGACTCCCAAACTCAACATGTCTTTCTTTCAAGAAATATTTTTCGAATTTCAAATCTCAACTCAAGCTTCTCATCCTTTGCGGGTGAACTTTTTATTTCGCTTAATTTTCTTATAAAATTCAAACTCTTACCATAACTTCTATATCAATTGTAGGTTATCATTACCTCGATTTTTAAGTTTGGaagttagatttttttttaaaaaaaaattaaagtttgtTTATTTTGATTCTAGGATCAAGAGTCGACgtttttattcctttaatgtcaagttaatttttttttttttttgattttttcagtGATAGGTACTCCCAACCTATAACTTATAAGCTCGAGTATCCGGATTTTTTGAGATTCTAACAAAGACATGTCAAAATGAATTAGAGTTATCAAAATCAATAATAAATGTTGTTATGCATGAAATAATAacctaatcctaaaaatattgaatttaaaataaagtaCTCTAAAATACTTAATAAGTCTGTAAACATCTTAAGTTTCTAGTTAAATAATTACTTACTAATGTGTCAAATATATAATTCACATAGAATTAGATTTCAGAAAGAGGGAACcaataaaactaattaataataaaagataataaatCTGTTCATCTTCTAATATTACTGTTGTTCGGCTAAATCATCGATAGTGGAATTTGAATGACCAAAGCAGGTACCGTAAAATGCACTTCCAATCTTGTTCTGAATTCAGTCAAGTGTTGTTTCTTTGAGTTTGATTACTATTTATTTGTGTGTATGTAAATTTGGTGAATAATTTGGAAACAATAGCGACGTCTGCGACGAAGGAGTTCATGACGGCGGGTGCTGATGTCAGCATGATTGGACAATTCGGTAATTGTGACCGCCAAACATAACGATGATGATGCCGTCCTAAGAAACTCAGCGcttctgtttaagtggtggtggaaaTTTTCAAAGGAGGACTGTCTGCTGTGGAAGAAGGTGGTTTACTCTTGTAATAATTTGAGGTCACATATAATGTTGTCTTCTCGGTCATTACCCGTCAAAGGGGGGCCGTGGAAAGACATCTGTCGGTTGAATATTAAAGAACAATAGGTGAAGGAAAAAATGGTAAGTGGGCTGGTAATGGAAGTAGGTAACGGGAGAAGAACTCATTTTTGGGAGGATAATTGGATACAAGGGGGTCCTTTGAAAGTGAGCTTTCCAAGACTTTTCTCTATTTCAAACCAACAGGGATCCGTGATAGGGGACTGCGGATTTTGGGATGGGctagagtggatttggaatttccaatggaggagagagttgttccaatgggagttggaactgGTTCACCAACTTCATGAGAGATTAAGGCCAGCTAAGTTGTCAGCTGGAAAAGAGGATAATGTTGTTTGGAAATTTGATAATACAGGTGttttttctactaactcatttATGCAGGTGCTGCACTCAGAGACTCTTTCTGAGGATATTACGAGCTATAGTTTCACAAGTTCGCTTTGGAGAGGGCTAGTTCCTCCGAGGATTGAGCTGTTTGCTTGGTTTGTGCTAGTCGGTAGAGTTAATACTAAAGAGAGATTAAGCAGATTAGGAGTTATTTCACAGAGTGATATCATGTGTGTTTTATGTAAAAAAGAGGTGAAATTTGTACACCACTTATTTCTTTCATATGAGTTTacgtggcaggtgtggtgcaCTTGGTTGAGGTTTTTTGCTAGTGAGTGGGTTGTTCCAGGAACCATTAAATAATTGTTTGAGAGTTGGTCTGGTTGGCCTAATAGAAAACAGGAGCGGAAGATGTAGCTGACTGGAttctttgcagtgatttggaaTATTTGGTTAGAACGTAACAACAAGATtttcaacaataaagaaacaGGTGTTGATATAGTCCAAAGAAAGATGTTTTTGAGCTATAAGGAGTGGACTGGTACTGATCTTCTTGGTTGTTGATgacaatgccggagatgacaggAGTTCGATTTTATGTTCTACTTTATTTGATATGACTGTTTTAGTTGCTCCACTTTTATGTGTTGAGCtttctttatttcaaaaaaatagtaTATTTGGAAATCACATTATCACAGGCTGGTGGCTCATTCACTGTGATCAGAGatactaataaaattataaaaaaataaaaaaaaagataaaaaatttttattatNNNNNNNNNNNNNNNNNNNNNNNNNNNNNGATATATATAATGTTAAGCgtccaaattttttttatcaatataaGTCCTTAAGCTTCTGCAGTTTGCGTCTCTCCTGAATCCTGATATCTAAGATATGGGGGACGACATTGATGGATGGCCAAACATTCATGATGACATCTTGAAGGAAATTGCGGAGCACCTGTATTCGTACGATGATTTCATCCAACTTGGTTTAGTTTGCAAGCAATGGAGCTTGAAACTTCCAGAGATCTCCAGCGATATTTTGTGGCTGCTGGTACCTGAAGAATCTTCCAGTACTCATATTTATGAAGACGAGGAGATCTACCATCTCATGCAGTTACCTATTGCTGATGAAGTACCACTTGATATTCAGTCTCTTGATGAAGATGAGATCCACCATCTCAAGCTACCAGAGATGCAGAACAAATTGATCCGTGGTTCTTTTGGTGGATGGTTGATCGTCCTAGATATATACCAAGGTTCGATGTATATGTTAAATGCATTTACAAAGGTCCATTTAGATCTTCCTCCAATATCAACCTTTCCGGATATAATTTACTACAATCCTAACAATTATGGCTTTGAATATACTATTCGGGATTTGGATTTTGACGATATGAATGATTACCGGGGATCGAGTAGTTTCATAAATAGTATCTATGTTTGGAAGGTTATTATAAATTCATGTCCTAGTAATGACAATGAAGATTTTTTGGCAGTGGCCATATATGGACTTCGTTGTACATTAGCCTTTTACAAACCAAATAATAAGAGATGGTCAGATCTTTCAACTAGAAAACCGTGGTTTCATGATGTCATATTTTTTGGAGAGAAGATATATGCAGTAGAAGAATGTGGCCAGCTATA contains the following coding sequences:
- the LOC110269399 gene encoding probable F-box protein At4g22165 — its product is MGDDIDGWPNIHDDILKEIAEHLYSYDDFIQLGLVCKQWSLKLPEISSDILWLLVPEESSSTHIYEDEEIYHLMQLPIADEVPLDIQSLDEDEIHHLKLPEMQNKLIRGSFGGWLIVLDIYQGSMYMLNAFTKVHLDLPPISTFPDIIYYNPNNYGFEYTIRDLDFDDMNDYRGSSSFINSIYVWKVIINSCPSNDNEDFLAVAIYGLRCTLAFYKPNNKRWSDLSTRKPWFHDVIFFGEKIYAVEECGQLYEFDINTKSGPVGGIHEAKPPSDAAVGPYYRLKYYLVGCANGSLLMLARYFLSGSCCTYKFNIYELKKNAKEWSRLDSLENYVLMIGFNSSVQMLPASIQTKGNQIYFTDNLIEWKSPDYAECQDIGIFDLDDGSCQRLLSDVKFMCPPVWCYSSSFL
- the LOC110270006 gene encoding protein MAIN-LIKE 1-like, which gives rise to MMLLGTQLFADKSGNRIHIRWLPYVARLEEMGRYSWGSAALAWLYRCMCRVANRHVVKLAGPLQLLQSWIFWRFPTLRPSGYDEISWPLASRWSGYNPGISNKEPRVQMARLKIDLLQPRQVSTQNMCISSHCFSLYCPILLIFIFPVHMDAL